The genomic segment TCGCGGGCTGGACCAATCACTACATCGTGTTTATCGAGTAAATAAAATGCATCTCTTAAAATCTGATCATCCAGCTCCAGGCAATCGCTCCCAATGATAATGATGCGGTCATAACCTTTGCCGAACATCCGGACAAATGCATTTTTCATTTTTTCACCGAGATCATCTCCGAATTGCAAAAACTTATAGAATTCGAGATCCGAAAACTCATCGAATTCATCGGTATATTCCGAATAGAAAACAGCTTTAGCACAACGAAGTTTTGAAGCTACAGCTGCAGTGTGATTTAATAAGGAAATATAAATTTCCAACGCAGCTTCCGGACCAATACGCGCTGCCAGCCGGGTTTTAACCTGACCGATTTGTGCATTGCGTACAAAGACCATCAACAATTCGCGCTGCCTATTCATAACTGATTTTTTCCTGTGGTAACCACTTGCTCCATTTTGAACTGTAAGGATGTACTTTATCGGTTTTCCCTTTGGAATTGGTTAATGGACGATTTTCCATGGACCACGCAAAAATTCCACCGAATAAATTCCGCACATCTTTAAATCCCAACTTAACTAATTTCTCCCCTATTTTTTCCGACCGTACACCAACCGAACAATAAACCACCACCGGCTTGTTTTTATCGAGTCCCGAAAGCATGTAGGAACTAAAATGATTATAACCTACCATTACGGCACCATCGATATAACTCACCATGCATTCTTCCGGTTCGCGTGTATCCAGCAATTGAATTTTTTTTGATTTTAATAAGGGCTCCAGATCTTTTGTTTCAATGGTAGGAATATGGTGCTTGAGTTTGGCGTTCACCATGTCTCTGAATCCTTGTGCTTGTTCGGGATTAAAAATAAATGCGCAGAGAAAGGTAATGCCGATCCCGATTGCAAAAAACAGCAATGAATATTTAAGTATTTTTTGCATCACGTAGTGGCACCCTGACAACTCGATCCTGCTCCCGCCGTGCAACCGAAACAATGTTGATTAATGACAATATTGCGTTGATTTAATTGTTCCAGATTAAAATTAAAAATGGACTGCGGCGCATTTCGTTCCACTTTCATTTCGAGCATCTGATTAAAATCGCAATCGAATAAATCGCCTTTGTAGTCCACCGAAATCGTGTTTCTGCACATCAGCCCTCCAACGGCAGAAGGATTGTAAGAACGCACCAGCAGATCCATGTATTCATCGAGATTATCGCTGTTGACGAGGTATTCTAAAAAGCGTGAGACCGGAATATTGGTAATGCAGAGCAGCGAATTAAAATCGATTGAAAAATGATCCTTCAGTTCTTTTTTAAAATCCCGCTCCAACATTTTTTGATCGGCAGGTAAAAATGCACCACCCGGATTGTAAACCAAGTCGAGCAATAAACCGCTGCCTTCTTTTCCATATCCTTTTTCATTGAGCATTTGCAAAGCTTGGATGGATTTTTCGAATACACCTTCGCCACGCTGACGATCCGTTCGGTCTGCTTTATAAAACGGAAGACTGCTTACCACGCGAATGGAATGGGCAGCAAAAAATTCAGGAAGGTCATGGTATTTTGCATTGGCAAGAATGATGGTGAGATTACAGCGCACAATAATTTCACGCACGTTTGTCTTTCGCAACTCCGTTACAAACCAACGAAAATCCGGATTCATTTCCGGAGCACCACCGGTGATGTCGACCGTATCAAATCCATGTTCGCGGCAGAGATCAATGCAAACCTGCATGGTTTCGCGATCCATAATCTCCTTACGATCCGGACCCGCATCCACATGGCAATGCTTGCAGGTTTGATTACACATGTAACCGATATTCACCTGAAACACCTGAATGCCTGTGGGGCGCAATGGAAACATTCCACCCTCCGCCAATTTTTCGCGAAACGTAGGAAGTTGTCCAGTACGAAATGCCTCAACATTCATTTGGCGCAATTGCTCTTCGCGACTGGCCAAACTGCTGTTTCTGGCGGTTAAGGATTTGATTAACGACATTACATTACCATTTTTTTAGCCTTATTCATCATTTGCACACCATGCACCAAGGATGCTCCTCCACGAATGGCACCTGCAACGTGAACCGCTTCCATCAATTGAGCTTCATTGCAGCCTTTAGCG from the Flavobacteriales bacterium genome contains:
- a CDS encoding TIGR04282 family arsenosugar biosynthesis glycosyltransferase — its product is MNRQRELLMVFVRNAQIGQVKTRLAARIGPEAALEIYISLLNHTAAVASKLRCAKAVFYSEYTDEFDEFSDLEFYKFLQFGDDLGEKMKNAFVRMFGKGYDRIIIIGSDCLELDDQILRDAFYLLDKHDVVIGPARDGGYYLLGMKQLHHEFFKHKSWSTSNVFLDTLLDVKAKNLTYALLPELNDIDEFEDLPEHIRSQFSL
- a CDS encoding rhodanese-like domain-containing protein; translation: MQKILKYSLLFFAIGIGITFLCAFIFNPEQAQGFRDMVNAKLKHHIPTIETKDLEPLLKSKKIQLLDTREPEECMVSYIDGAVMVGYNHFSSYMLSGLDKNKPVVVYCSVGVRSEKIGEKLVKLGFKDVRNLFGGIFAWSMENRPLTNSKGKTDKVHPYSSKWSKWLPQEKISYE
- the arsS gene encoding arsenosugar biosynthesis radical SAM protein ArsS (Some members of this family are selenoproteins.), which translates into the protein MSLIKSLTARNSSLASREEQLRQMNVEAFRTGQLPTFREKLAEGGMFPLRPTGIQVFQVNIGYMCNQTCKHCHVDAGPDRKEIMDRETMQVCIDLCREHGFDTVDITGGAPEMNPDFRWFVTELRKTNVREIIVRCNLTIILANAKYHDLPEFFAAHSIRVVSSLPFYKADRTDRQRGEGVFEKSIQALQMLNEKGYGKEGSGLLLDLVYNPGGAFLPADQKMLERDFKKELKDHFSIDFNSLLCITNIPVSRFLEYLVNSDNLDEYMDLLVRSYNPSAVGGLMCRNTISVDYKGDLFDCDFNQMLEMKVERNAPQSIFNFNLEQLNQRNIVINQHCFGCTAGAGSSCQGATT